In Silene latifolia isolate original U9 population chromosome 3, ASM4854445v1, whole genome shotgun sequence, a single window of DNA contains:
- the LOC141649224 gene encoding uncharacterized protein LOC141649224, with translation MCEDWSICTNSSYHKGGRVWLLWDPQIFQVDILDINAQCIHSKVYDKVRKVQFWLTMVYGFNKLQERESLWTALRSYVGLLDGSWLVCGDFNSITDTNDRIGGSEVSWAEMAPMRKMLADCQLQDLKCSGSYYTWNNKHEDRTKVYSRIDRVLINDKWFQQFPEAVATFLPEGLYDHCPCLIKFVEEPVKRRSNFKYFNMWALSEDFGSTVSTSWSEDVWGSPMFRVVRKLKRLKSDFKSLNRGQFNDIENLTHVTELALQHFQHQLSQDPLNVTLCRAEKECASDLRKLLKARNSYLAQKAKESWIKDGDENTSFFHSSIKKRRMRNRVYQVQDMEGQLCTNPEDIQAAFEK, from the coding sequence ATGTGTGAAGACTGGTCTATTTGCACCAATAGTAGTTACCATAAAGGGGGACGAGTATGGTTATTGTGGGATCCTCAAATTTTTCAGGTGGATATTCTGGATATTAATGCCCAGTGTATTCATTCAAAAGTTTATGATAAAGTTAGAAAAGTTCAGTTTTGGTTGACTATGGTCTATGGCTTTAACAAACTTCAGGAAAGGGAGTCTCTCTGGACTGCTTTGAGAAGCTATGTTGGTTTGCTTGATGGGTCATGGTTGGTGTGTGGTGATTTTAACAGCATTACTGACACTAATGACAGAATTGGTGGCTCAGAGGTGTCTTGGGCTGAGATGGCCCCTATGAGAAAAATGTTAGCTGACTGTCAATTGCAGGATTTGAAATGTTCAGGGTCATACTATACCTGGAACAATAAACATGAGGATAGGACCAAAGTGTATAGTCGTATTGATAGGGTGTTGATCAATGACAAGTGGTTTCAGCAATTCCCTGAAGCTGTGGCTACTTTTCTTCCTGAAGGCCTTTATGACCATTGCCCTTGTCTTATTAAATTTGTTGAGGAACCTGTTAAGAGGAGGAGTAACtttaaatactttaatatgtgggctTTATCTGAGGATTTTGGCAGTACTGTAAGTACTAGTTGGAGTGAGGATGTGTGGGGATCTCCTATGTTTAGAGTTGTGAGGAAGTTAAAGCGACTGAAGTCTGATTTCAAGAGCTTGAATAGAGGACAGTTCAATGACATTGAAAACCTCACTCATGTCACTGAGCTTGCTCTTCAGCATTTCCAACATCAGCTCTCTCAGGACCCTCTGAATGTTACTCTGTGTAGAGCTGAGAAAGAATGTGCTTCTGATCTGAGGAAACTTCTCAAAGCTAGAAATAGTTACTTAGCTCAGAAAGCAAAGGAAAGTTGGATCAAGGATGGGGATGAGAATACTTCTTTTTTCCATTCTAGCATTAAGAAAAGGAGAATGAGGAATAGGGTATATCAGGTCCAGGACATGGAGGGTCAGTTGTGTACTAATCCTGAGGATATACAGGCTGCTTTTGAGAAATAA